Proteins encoded within one genomic window of Geotalea daltonii FRC-32:
- a CDS encoding eCIS core domain-containing protein — protein sequence MQTAKHAKTITKPAVNQSAASIKGVQRKTSHATAPFSVQTSALKISSPHDRTEQEADMTAKKVARMPLPLSPVRTIPSDSISRMTSPYLRRFADSGILRKKKREEGKEKIQRKGEGEGSVATSVAAGISGSMPGGKPLPHGVRSFMEPRFRTDFSNVRIHTGESSAKLNRQLNAQAFTVGNHVFFGKDRFRPESGDGKELIAHELTHTVQQGGTLQRSGDPGITQTSPPMVQRLFGFASPLNYIAEKAAIIPGFRMFTIILGVNPINMSRVDRSPANILRAVIEFMPGGFLITQALDNHGIFDKVGRWVEQQISALGMSGSAIKQAVTTFIDSLGMRDLADLGGAWDRAKRIFTEPIDRIVGVVKGLITGILRLIREAILRPLAKLAEGTRGYDLLKAILGQDPVTGEPAPRNAETLIGGFMKLIGQEEVWQNLKKANAVARAWAWFQGAVASLVGFVRQVPSLFVKTLQSLELADIVLVPRAFVKVAGVFGDFVGKFVTWAGNAVWNLLEIIFEVVAPAAIPYLKKGIEVFRTILKDPIRFVGNLVKAGIQGFRQFSTNIGTHLKTSLLQWLTGALAGAAIYIPQSFDMKEIIKFILSVLGLTWQNIRQKLVRAVGETVVKTMETGFDIVVTLVKEGPAAAWEKIKEQLSNLKEIVLEEIRNFVIVKVVESAITKLVTSLNPAGAIIQAIIAIYNTIMFFIERIKQITQVAKSFLDSIAAIASGAIAAAANRVEQTMAGLLTMVISFLARLVGLGKVTDITTGIMNKVRAPIDKALEKVVEWIVAGAKKLWKTAKDTGGAIVGWWKRKSSFRTPKGAKHEFFFKRTEAKPRPWVASEDPAEVQARINRWKADAGSADATTAMKGAKPKLDEAGKLDAILQKAAQENKEKPKDTPAKLETLLAELLDIFETTIAGSAEPVKVGDVEVKPVITYRTGSVRIGNKSSVAGYHMTYEYLAPNHGQGTSPKDSEQAEVFSILPTVGKVGKGRSGGETYIKGHLLNDNVGGPGVAKNLFPITTQANSDHKTMVETHVKNLVNKAGCLAFYEVKVIEKPAEPLIGHVNDAGEQMYKIDARLEAFVDTYTLNEKKRLERRRKDPKKFTIDSIYRVGPTPREESKKKAEERRAAKSEFEKDVDDAAKMKKFDPSKVIWSESYYERRKK from the coding sequence ATGCAGACGGCTAAGCACGCGAAGACGATAACGAAGCCGGCAGTGAATCAATCTGCCGCTTCGATTAAAGGGGTGCAGCGGAAGACCTCCCATGCCACGGCGCCCTTTTCGGTGCAGACCTCTGCGCTCAAGATCTCCTCCCCCCACGACAGGACCGAGCAGGAAGCCGACATGACCGCAAAAAAGGTCGCCCGGATGCCGCTTCCGCTCTCTCCGGTAAGGACCATTCCCAGCGACAGCATTTCAAGGATGACCTCTCCCTATCTCCGGAGATTTGCCGATTCAGGAATTCTCAGGAAGAAGAAAAGGGAAGAAGGGAAAGAAAAGATCCAGCGCAAGGGAGAGGGAGAAGGAAGCGTAGCGACGAGCGTTGCTGCAGGGATCTCCGGCAGTATGCCGGGAGGAAAGCCTCTTCCCCACGGCGTGCGCAGCTTCATGGAGCCGAGGTTCCGTACAGATTTTTCGAATGTGCGGATTCACACCGGTGAAAGCTCAGCGAAGCTAAATAGGCAGTTGAATGCGCAGGCCTTCACCGTCGGAAATCACGTATTCTTCGGCAAAGACCGTTTCAGGCCTGAGAGCGGCGATGGAAAAGAGCTGATCGCCCACGAGCTCACTCACACGGTACAGCAGGGAGGAACTCTCCAGCGGAGCGGAGATCCAGGCATTACGCAGACCTCTCCGCCGATGGTGCAGCGCCTGTTCGGATTTGCAAGCCCGCTGAACTACATCGCCGAAAAGGCGGCGATCATACCGGGCTTCAGAATGTTCACCATCATCCTCGGCGTCAACCCGATCAACATGAGCAGAGTCGACCGAAGCCCGGCCAACATCCTCCGCGCTGTCATCGAGTTCATGCCGGGAGGCTTCCTCATCACCCAGGCGCTCGACAACCACGGCATCTTCGACAAGGTCGGGAGGTGGGTCGAGCAGCAGATCTCCGCTCTGGGAATGAGTGGCTCGGCAATAAAGCAGGCTGTCACGACATTCATCGACTCCCTCGGCATGAGAGATCTGGCGGACCTGGGAGGTGCATGGGACAGGGCGAAACGGATATTCACCGAGCCGATCGACAGGATCGTCGGCGTTGTCAAGGGGCTCATCACAGGAATTCTGAGGCTCATCAGGGAGGCGATCCTGCGCCCGTTGGCGAAGCTGGCCGAGGGGACGCGGGGATACGACCTGCTGAAAGCGATACTGGGGCAGGACCCGGTGACCGGAGAACCGGCGCCGCGAAACGCTGAGACGCTCATCGGCGGCTTCATGAAGCTGATCGGCCAGGAAGAGGTGTGGCAGAATTTGAAGAAGGCCAATGCCGTGGCGCGCGCCTGGGCCTGGTTTCAGGGGGCGGTTGCCTCGCTGGTCGGCTTCGTCAGGCAGGTCCCTTCGCTCTTCGTGAAGACCCTCCAGTCACTTGAGTTGGCTGACATTGTCCTTGTTCCCCGTGCATTCGTGAAGGTTGCAGGGGTTTTCGGCGACTTCGTCGGCAAGTTCGTGACCTGGGCCGGGAATGCCGTCTGGAACCTGTTGGAGATCATCTTCGAAGTGGTCGCTCCGGCTGCCATTCCCTACCTGAAAAAAGGGATCGAGGTGTTCCGGACGATTCTGAAGGACCCGATCCGGTTCGTCGGGAACCTTGTCAAGGCGGGGATCCAGGGATTCAGGCAGTTCTCGACCAACATAGGTACGCACCTCAAGACGAGCCTTCTCCAGTGGCTTACCGGGGCACTCGCTGGTGCCGCCATCTACATTCCGCAGTCGTTCGACATGAAGGAGATTATCAAGTTCATTCTCTCCGTTCTCGGACTGACCTGGCAGAACATCCGGCAGAAGCTGGTGCGTGCGGTCGGGGAGACGGTGGTGAAGACCATGGAAACCGGTTTCGACATCGTTGTCACGCTGGTTAAGGAAGGCCCCGCGGCCGCCTGGGAGAAGATAAAGGAGCAGCTTTCCAACCTGAAGGAGATTGTTCTGGAGGAGATCCGCAATTTCGTTATCGTGAAGGTGGTGGAGAGTGCCATCACCAAGCTCGTCACGAGCCTGAACCCGGCAGGGGCGATCATCCAGGCAATCATCGCCATCTACAACACGATCATGTTCTTCATCGAACGGATCAAGCAGATCACCCAGGTGGCGAAATCCTTCCTCGATTCCATTGCCGCCATCGCATCGGGAGCGATTGCCGCTGCGGCAAACCGGGTCGAGCAGACCATGGCAGGGCTGCTTACTATGGTGATCAGCTTTCTCGCCCGCTTGGTCGGTCTCGGCAAGGTGACCGACATAACCACCGGCATCATGAACAAGGTCCGTGCCCCCATTGACAAAGCGCTGGAGAAGGTAGTGGAGTGGATCGTTGCCGGGGCGAAGAAGTTGTGGAAAACAGCCAAGGATACAGGAGGCGCTATAGTAGGTTGGTGGAAAAGGAAAAGCTCTTTCAGGACGCCGAAAGGGGCGAAGCACGAATTCTTCTTCAAGAGAACGGAGGCGAAACCGCGCCCATGGGTCGCAAGTGAAGACCCGGCGGAGGTGCAGGCGAGGATCAACCGGTGGAAAGCGGATGCCGGGAGTGCCGATGCGACCACTGCAATGAAGGGGGCGAAACCGAAACTCGACGAAGCAGGGAAACTCGACGCCATTCTGCAAAAGGCGGCTCAGGAAAACAAAGAGAAACCGAAGGACACACCTGCGAAGCTGGAGACATTGCTCGCGGAACTGCTGGATATATTTGAAACCACAATTGCGGGGTCTGCCGAGCCTGTCAAAGTGGGGGATGTCGAAGTAAAGCCGGTGATTACTTACCGTACTGGAAGTGTGAGGATCGGCAACAAGTCTTCCGTTGCCGGTTACCACATGACATATGAGTATCTTGCTCCTAACCACGGACAGGGGACAAGCCCGAAGGATTCGGAGCAGGCGGAAGTTTTCTCCATCCTTCCGACTGTCGGTAAGGTCGGCAAGGGACGCTCGGGAGGGGAGACGTATATCAAGGGACACCTGCTCAACGACAATGTTGGCGGTCCTGGGGTCGCGAAGAACCTCTTCCCCATAACCACCCAGGCGAATTCGGATCACAAGACGATGGTTGAAACGCACGTGAAGAACCTGGTGAACAAAGCTGGCTGCCTCGCTTTCTATGAGGTGAAGGTGATAG
- a CDS encoding ATP-binding protein, protein MDENTGIRGMVAASSENAQDLAAELSWFADVLDARIRLYFNKDAALGSILEIAPPDISTSNSCYGEFVRHYDLSFNERLVLVLALIPHLRPQLLDVLWSKNETTERGFTEFGGLHGSTHGGFIPSGETAAFILAGDDLGMRFEVVRLFDGDHFFARHNILHLSPTSTVEPVLSGPLIISREHLQWFTTGEERKPAYNSDFPARLIETQLEWDDLILPPATMEQIEEIRNWILHGQRLLEEWEMNKKLQPGFITLFHGPPGTGKTLSASLLGKRCGRDVYRIDLSMIVSKYIGETEKNMAKVFDMAEHKRWILFFDEADALFGKRTRVDDSHDRYANQEVSFLLQRIEEFAGVVILASNLRTNMDDAFVRRFQSIIHFSIPKPSERLRIWRNAFSPKAELEERMDLERIAEKYELTGGTIMNVVRFASLKAVSKDSTTILLDDVEEGIRRELYKEGRAI, encoded by the coding sequence ATGGATGAAAATACCGGTATACGTGGAATGGTAGCCGCCTCCTCCGAAAACGCACAGGATCTCGCCGCCGAACTTTCCTGGTTTGCCGATGTCCTCGATGCCCGCATCCGGCTCTATTTCAACAAGGACGCCGCCTTGGGCTCGATTTTAGAGATTGCTCCCCCTGATATCTCCACCAGCAATTCTTGCTATGGGGAATTCGTGCGGCATTACGATCTTTCATTTAACGAACGGCTGGTGCTTGTGCTCGCACTCATACCACATCTCCGTCCCCAACTCCTCGACGTCCTGTGGAGCAAAAACGAGACTACCGAGCGTGGATTTACCGAATTCGGGGGATTGCACGGAAGCACGCATGGAGGATTCATCCCTTCCGGGGAGACAGCGGCCTTCATACTTGCGGGGGACGATCTCGGGATGCGATTTGAAGTGGTGAGGCTCTTCGACGGCGACCATTTTTTTGCACGTCACAACATCCTGCACCTGTCACCCACTTCCACAGTGGAGCCGGTGCTGAGCGGCCCACTCATCATCTCTCGCGAGCATCTTCAGTGGTTTACAACCGGTGAAGAGCGGAAACCCGCCTATAATTCGGATTTTCCGGCACGTCTGATCGAGACGCAGCTCGAATGGGACGATCTCATTCTACCGCCTGCTACGATGGAGCAGATTGAAGAGATCAGGAATTGGATTCTTCACGGACAGCGGTTGCTGGAGGAGTGGGAGATGAATAAGAAGCTCCAGCCGGGTTTTATCACGCTTTTTCACGGCCCTCCAGGCACCGGAAAGACTCTATCTGCATCATTGCTGGGGAAAAGGTGTGGCCGCGATGTTTACCGAATCGACCTGAGCATGATCGTATCGAAGTACATCGGCGAGACCGAAAAGAATATGGCGAAAGTTTTCGATATGGCCGAGCACAAGAGGTGGATTCTCTTTTTCGACGAGGCTGATGCTCTTTTCGGAAAGAGGACGCGCGTCGACGATTCCCATGACAGGTATGCGAACCAGGAGGTAAGTTTTCTTCTGCAGCGGATAGAGGAGTTTGCCGGCGTGGTCATCCTGGCCTCCAACCTCAGGACCAATATGGATGACGCTTTTGTGAGACGCTTCCAGTCGATAATCCATTTCTCCATTCCGAAACCGTCCGAACGCCTGCGGATCTGGAGGAATGCCTTTTCACCCAAGGCGGAGTTGGAGGAGAGGATGGACCTGGAGAGGATAGCGGAGAAGTACGAGCTGACGGGGGGGACGATAATGAATGTCGTTCGTTTCGCATCCCTGAAGGCGGTAAGTAAAGACAGCACAACAATACTTCTTGACGATGTGGAAGAGGGAATCCGCAGGGAACTATACAAGGAGGGCAGGGCTATCTGA
- a CDS encoding contractile injection system tape measure protein gives MPTSAPHRIRKQQWTVRTGTAAEAFALRKYLREQGEEILLPVLQQAFDEAAEGAHPLRIPKIEVNLKINAKGEWKELLPNLILQQVREQLRSHLLHRPRTAARGSDAGKSPGGVSDFEALLHYLETGYLPWEGSGVPQSEAAATLRASCRDRWGDLISFIGSNRLEAFQFFRLLQIVGEENIYRLATELPGGKAKRGGSVSADEALKLLLDDKEFHLSSHTQLRMGAAVLAKWAAEPGGDIIEELCAAVEGTIVPQQEAETVERCISRLRAGVSRNALPENGTPANAVNYPSSVDPTVGETAAAVTETRRHSSFYMERQGERGTNDSSRETAVPGAGTERPGSFNAGKRRESLEKEARLTREKPGTEATRNVTGSLLSAVPLEDVEDNAAKAQSVPHPQGIGTPTGAGDASAVRREKEESSLSAGEIPEVSPGGEEVFSTGTRIRADNAFKSDLFPLSVGQAGLILLHPFLPRFFDATGIATSEKVLLPSERARAAALLHFCATGSDEVYEFELALTKILLGLDPEVPLPVCEGLLAQKERDESEALLRAVVSHWMALKNTSIEGFRSAFLQRRGLLRKEEYGWRLNVERRPFDMLLEHLPWSMGIVKLPWMKIPVYVEW, from the coding sequence ATGCCGACATCAGCCCCTCACCGTATTCGCAAGCAGCAATGGACAGTCCGCACAGGGACTGCCGCCGAGGCGTTCGCGCTACGGAAGTACTTGCGTGAGCAGGGGGAAGAGATTCTCTTGCCGGTCCTGCAACAAGCGTTCGACGAAGCGGCGGAAGGGGCTCATCCACTGCGGATACCGAAGATCGAGGTGAACCTGAAAATCAATGCAAAGGGGGAATGGAAGGAACTTCTTCCTAATCTGATCCTGCAGCAGGTTCGGGAGCAACTTCGTTCTCATCTTCTCCACAGGCCGAGAACTGCGGCTAGAGGTTCAGATGCGGGAAAATCGCCCGGCGGGGTGAGCGATTTTGAAGCTCTCCTTCACTACCTTGAGACCGGATATCTGCCATGGGAAGGGTCGGGTGTCCCACAGTCGGAAGCGGCGGCCACACTTCGCGCTAGCTGTCGGGATCGGTGGGGCGACCTGATCAGTTTCATCGGGAGCAACAGGCTTGAAGCATTCCAATTCTTCCGCCTCCTGCAGATTGTTGGGGAGGAGAACATTTATCGCCTTGCAACGGAACTGCCGGGGGGGAAGGCAAAAAGGGGGGGAAGTGTCTCGGCCGACGAAGCTCTGAAACTGCTCCTGGATGACAAGGAATTCCATTTGAGCAGCCACACGCAGTTGAGGATGGGGGCGGCTGTTTTGGCGAAATGGGCGGCAGAGCCTGGCGGAGACATCATTGAGGAGCTATGTGCCGCGGTTGAAGGCACTATCGTACCGCAGCAAGAGGCGGAGACGGTCGAGCGCTGCATCTCACGGCTGCGAGCGGGTGTTTCCCGGAACGCTCTTCCTGAGAATGGTACGCCCGCCAATGCCGTCAATTACCCTTCGTCCGTCGATCCCACGGTAGGAGAAACTGCAGCAGCGGTAACCGAGACTCGACGACACAGTTCTTTCTACATGGAGAGACAGGGGGAGAGAGGCACAAATGACAGCAGCCGGGAGACAGCTGTACCGGGTGCCGGCACAGAACGTCCCGGATCATTTAACGCAGGCAAGCGCCGGGAATCGTTGGAAAAGGAAGCTAGACTAACGAGAGAAAAACCGGGAACAGAGGCCACGCGGAACGTTACGGGAAGCCTTCTTTCTGCCGTCCCCCTTGAAGATGTTGAAGATAATGCAGCAAAAGCACAGTCTGTACCGCATCCTCAGGGTATCGGGACCCCCACTGGAGCGGGTGATGCGTCGGCTGTCCGGCGGGAGAAGGAGGAATCATCCTTGTCTGCCGGCGAGATTCCGGAGGTTTCGCCGGGAGGGGAAGAGGTCTTCTCGACAGGTACTCGAATTCGTGCCGACAACGCGTTCAAGTCAGATCTTTTTCCGTTGTCGGTGGGGCAGGCAGGATTGATCCTGCTTCATCCGTTTCTCCCGCGCTTCTTTGATGCCACCGGAATTGCCACTTCGGAAAAAGTGCTCCTGCCGTCCGAGCGGGCGCGTGCGGCCGCCCTCCTGCATTTTTGCGCGACGGGGAGCGACGAGGTGTACGAATTTGAACTCGCCCTGACGAAGATACTGCTCGGACTGGATCCCGAGGTTCCGCTGCCGGTGTGCGAGGGACTTCTCGCTCAAAAAGAGCGGGATGAATCGGAAGCGCTGCTTCGCGCGGTGGTATCCCACTGGATGGCCTTGAAAAACACCTCCATCGAGGGGTTCCGCTCCGCCTTCTTGCAGCGCCGGGGACTTTTGCGAAAGGAGGAGTACGGTTGGAGACTGAATGTGGAGCGACGGCCTTTCGACATGCTCCTTGAGCATCTGCCGTGGAGCATGGGGATCGTGAAACTGCCATGGATGAAAATACCGGTATACGTGGAATGGTAG
- a CDS encoding response regulator receiver (CheY-like) modulated diguanylate cyclase/phosphodiesterase (GGDEF and EAL domains) with PAS/PAC sensor(s): MLSPVTIPKRKPGEKFDHRHLFEIGLQHVQRLSHRIWTDYNIHDPGVTILELLAYALTDLSYRASLPVKDLLAAPADNEKNMQGQFFTARTILPNRPLTLLDYRKLLIDLKGVRNAWLEKCPVTYYADIAAGELSHSKPAHHGREVAVQGLYNVLVDFESNDPQEQKEAEELVRKTLHGNRNLCEDFVSIMKVETEEFNLCCEIQVAPDTSDAALIEVAAKILFLVEQYFDPPVRNYSLSEMLEKKKPDGSRFMVDELFEGPRLDCGFIDDYELANGALRGEIRLSDIISIVMDVDAVRAVQEILVNRVRKGKVEPARNKWILKVSQGRKPVLGKNRFVFHRRGVRVAPSEDAVRARLAELRKGAILLVETKREDDLEVPLGNFRNPSTYYSFQNHFPQIYGISEYGLGSQADDRRKALALQLKGYLLFFDQLMADYLAQLGRVRELFSNKPPVQTTYFHQVVDSFAQHERLYSIKRTIMETASGEEDKKEKIRKIVAFVCGTTADEGAVRDAEKAAARFVRGGMGEEDHLQHLINIALQSRFEDEGVNIDRRSRFLDHLIARFAERFTEFAHLMYSDFGASSLSILRYKCEFLKDYPRISSDRGLAYNYTLSHPRSRWDSKNVSGFERRVARLLGIRNFARRNLAESVPYDIYPEIDATPGDEFRFRIRRSATKGILLSSSRNFVTEEKARQEMMRAVHFAQIPAAYVRSITTDGKHCFKIVDEHRKVVAVRKQSFGRKQEMEQAIDELIDIMTANYGGEGMYVVENILLRPQDGSDDPFLRINRLSAGDDVASLDPYSYRLHVILPAYGRRFGDMHFRRYAEQVIRQETPAHILPKICWISREDMELLQEVYQDWIGVKSGAEESDRRSKLLRFFCTLFAVKNVYPTATLTGCAKGAREGKFILDHTSLGKKSE; encoded by the coding sequence ATGCTCTCTCCTGTGACCATACCGAAACGAAAACCGGGAGAAAAGTTCGATCATCGCCATCTTTTCGAGATCGGGCTTCAGCATGTGCAGCGCCTTTCCCACCGGATCTGGACCGACTACAACATCCATGACCCTGGTGTTACCATCCTTGAATTACTTGCCTACGCCCTTACCGATCTTTCCTACCGTGCATCCCTTCCGGTCAAGGATCTGCTGGCGGCGCCCGCTGATAACGAGAAGAACATGCAGGGGCAGTTTTTCACCGCCAGGACTATTCTGCCGAACAGACCTCTTACCCTGCTCGATTACCGGAAGCTGCTGATTGATCTGAAAGGGGTGAGGAACGCATGGCTGGAGAAATGTCCCGTTACCTATTATGCGGACATTGCAGCGGGTGAACTCTCCCATTCCAAACCGGCCCATCATGGGAGAGAGGTGGCGGTGCAGGGTCTCTACAATGTACTAGTGGATTTCGAGTCAAACGATCCACAGGAACAGAAGGAAGCCGAGGAGTTGGTCAGAAAGACGCTTCATGGGAACAGAAATCTCTGTGAGGATTTCGTCTCCATAATGAAGGTTGAGACGGAAGAGTTCAATCTCTGCTGCGAAATCCAGGTTGCCCCCGACACTTCCGATGCTGCGCTGATCGAAGTCGCGGCAAAAATCCTCTTCCTGGTCGAACAGTACTTCGACCCGCCGGTCAGAAACTACTCTTTAAGCGAGATGCTGGAAAAGAAAAAGCCTGACGGCAGTCGGTTCATGGTGGACGAGCTATTCGAAGGGCCAAGGCTTGATTGCGGCTTCATCGACGATTACGAGCTTGCCAACGGGGCTCTGCGGGGAGAGATCCGTCTCTCCGACATCATCAGCATTGTAATGGACGTCGATGCTGTCCGGGCGGTTCAGGAGATACTGGTCAACAGGGTCCGGAAGGGGAAGGTCGAGCCGGCGAGAAACAAGTGGATTCTTAAGGTGAGTCAGGGAAGAAAACCGGTTCTCGGTAAAAATCGCTTTGTTTTTCATCGGCGCGGCGTGCGGGTAGCTCCATCCGAGGATGCCGTACGTGCAAGACTCGCTGAACTTCGGAAAGGGGCGATCTTGCTGGTGGAGACGAAGCGGGAAGATGATCTGGAAGTCCCGCTGGGAAATTTCAGAAATCCTTCTACGTACTATTCGTTTCAGAACCACTTTCCCCAGATCTACGGGATCAGCGAATACGGACTCGGCAGCCAGGCCGATGACAGAAGGAAGGCATTGGCGCTGCAGCTGAAGGGTTACCTCCTTTTTTTCGACCAGCTGATGGCGGACTATCTTGCACAGCTGGGCCGGGTCCGCGAGCTTTTTTCGAACAAGCCCCCTGTCCAGACAACTTATTTTCACCAGGTTGTTGACTCGTTTGCACAGCACGAGCGCCTCTACTCCATAAAAAGAACCATTATGGAAACAGCCTCCGGCGAAGAGGACAAGAAAGAGAAAATAAGGAAGATAGTCGCTTTTGTTTGTGGGACAACAGCGGACGAAGGTGCGGTCCGCGATGCGGAGAAGGCCGCTGCACGTTTCGTAAGAGGTGGCATGGGTGAGGAGGACCACCTTCAGCATCTCATAAATATTGCTCTCCAGAGCAGATTCGAGGATGAGGGCGTTAACATCGACAGGAGAAGCCGTTTTCTCGACCATCTCATCGCGCGCTTCGCAGAGCGTTTCACCGAATTCGCACATCTCATGTATTCCGATTTCGGAGCGAGCAGTCTCTCCATTCTCAGGTATAAATGCGAATTCCTTAAAGATTACCCGAGGATAAGCAGCGACAGGGGGCTTGCCTACAACTACACGTTAAGCCATCCAAGATCCCGGTGGGACAGCAAAAATGTTTCCGGATTCGAGAGACGCGTGGCACGGCTTCTTGGCATTCGCAATTTTGCCCGCAGAAATCTTGCCGAAAGCGTTCCATACGATATCTACCCGGAAATCGACGCCACCCCTGGAGACGAGTTCCGTTTTCGAATTCGCAGGAGTGCAACGAAGGGAATACTGCTCAGCAGCAGCAGGAATTTCGTGACCGAGGAGAAGGCGCGGCAGGAGATGATGCGTGCGGTGCATTTCGCTCAGATCCCCGCTGCCTATGTGCGCAGCATCACCACCGACGGGAAGCACTGCTTCAAGATCGTCGACGAGCACAGGAAAGTGGTTGCCGTCAGGAAACAGTCGTTTGGCAGGAAACAGGAAATGGAACAGGCTATTGACGAATTGATTGACATCATGACTGCCAACTATGGCGGAGAAGGAATGTATGTGGTCGAGAATATCCTTCTGCGCCCCCAGGATGGAAGCGATGACCCTTTCCTTCGAATAAACCGGTTATCAGCCGGCGACGATGTTGCATCCCTCGATCCCTACTCGTACCGGCTCCACGTGATCCTGCCGGCGTACGGGCGCCGCTTCGGCGACATGCATTTCAGGCGCTATGCCGAACAGGTAATCAGGCAGGAGACCCCGGCGCACATACTGCCGAAAATCTGCTGGATCAGCCGCGAGGATATGGAGCTTTTGCAGGAAGTGTATCAGGATTGGATAGGCGTTAAATCGGGTGCGGAAGAATCGGACCGAAGAAGCAAATTACTCAGGTTTTTCTGCACCCTGTTTGCCGTCAAAAACGTCTATCCGACTGCAACCCTGACCGGTTGTGCAAAAGGAGCGCGCGAAGGGAAATTCATATTAGATCATACGAGTCTAGGCAAAAAGAGCGAATAA